In Maylandia zebra isolate NMK-2024a unplaced genomic scaffold, Mzebra_GT3a scaffold11, whole genome shotgun sequence, a single window of DNA contains:
- the LOC143416095 gene encoding protein NLRC3-like, whose amino-acid sequence MLLEDNIITFVKNELKKIQKALNPNKPQCLEFQREDDEQRSSREAFVKITVDFLRRMKQEELADRLQRQLQAPVCHRNPKSTLKKKFQCVFEGIAKAGNPTLLNQIYTELYITEGGTAEVNDEHEVRQIETASRKPDRPETTIRQEDIFKASPRRDEPIRTVLTKGVAGIGKTVLTQKYSLDWAEDKANQDIQFIFPFTFRELNVLKEEKFSLVGLVHHFFTETKEAGICSFEDFQVVFIFDGLDECRLPLDFHKTTILTDPRKSTSVDVLLINLIRGKLLPSARLWITTRPAAANQIPSNCVDMVTEVRGFTDPQKEEYFRKRFRDEEQASRIISHIKTSRSLHIMCHIPVFCWITATVLEDVLETREGGQLPKTLTEMYIHFLVVQAKVKKVKYDGGAETDPHWSPESRKMMESLGKLAFDQLQKGNLIFYESDLTECGIDIKAASVYSGVFTQIFKEERGLYQDKVFCFIHLSVQEFLAALHVHLTFSNSGLNLLEQKQTTSQKSETGESAKKHFYRSAVDKALQSPNGHLDLFLRFLLGLSLQTNQTLLRALMTQTGSSSQTNQETVQYIKEKLSENLSAEKSINLIHCLNELNDRSLVEEIQQYRTSGSLSTGKLSPAQCSALTFILLSSEDLDVFDFKKYSASEKALLRMLPVVKASNKAL is encoded by the exons atg ctgctggaggacaacatcatcacttttgtgaagaacgagctgaagaagatccagaaggctctgaatccaaataagccccagtgcttggagtttcagagggaggatgatgagcagaggagcagcagagaggcatttgtgaagatcacagtggacttcctgaggagaatgaagcaggaggagctggctgaccgtctgcagagac aacttcaagctccagtttgtcatcgtaaccctaaatccaccctgaagaagaagttccagtgtgtgtttgagggcatcgctaaagcaggaaacccaaccctcctgaatcagatctacacagagctctacatcacagagggagggactgcagaggtcaatgatgaacatgaggtcagacagattgaaacagcatccaggaaaccagacagaccagaaacaaccatcagacaagaagacatctttaaagcctcacctagaagagatgaaccaatcagaacagtgctgacaaagggagtggctggcattgggaaaacagtcttaacacagaaatacagcctggactgggctgaagacaaagccaaccaggacatccagttcatatttccattcactttcagagagctgaatgtgctgaaagaggaaaagttcagcttggtgggacttgttcatcacttctttactgaaaccaaagaagcaggaatctgcagctttgaagacttccaggttgtgttcatctttgatggtctggatgagtgtcgacttcctctggacttccacaaaactacaatcctaactgaccctagaaagtccacctcagtggatgtgctgctgataaacctcatcagggggaaactgcttccctctgctcgcctctggataaccacacgacctgcagcagccaatcagatcccttcTAACTGTGttgacatggtgacagaggtcagagggttcactgacccacagaaggaggagtacttcaggaagaggttcagagatgaggagcaggccagcaggatcatctcccacatcaagacatcacgaagcctccacatcatgtgccacatcccagtcttctgctggatcactgctacagttctggaggatgtgctggaaaccagagagggaggacagctgcccaagaccctgactgagatgtacatccacttcctggtggttcaggccaaagtgaagaaggtcaagtatgatggaggagctgagacagatccacactggagtccagagagcagaaagatgatggagtctctgggaaaactggcttttgatcagctgcagaaaggaaacctgatcttctatgaatcagacctgacagagtgtggcatcgatatcaaagcagcctcagtgtactcaggagtgttcacacagatctttaaagaggagagaggactgtaccaggacaaggtgttctgcttcatccatctgagtgttcaggagtttctggctgctcttcatgtccatctgaccttcagcaactctggactcaatctgctggaacaaaaacaaacaacctcccagaagtctgaaacaggagaatctgcaaagaaacacttctaccggagtgctgtggacaaggccttgcagagtccaaatggacacctggacttgttcctccgcttcctcctgggtctttcactgcagaccaatcagactctcctacgagccctgatgacacagacaggaagtagctcacagaccaatcaggaaacagtccagtacatcaaggagaagctcagtgagaatctgtctgcagagaaaagcatcaatctgatccactgtctgaatgaactgaatgatcgttctctagtggaggagatccaacaatacaggacttcaggaagtctctccacaggtaaactgtctcctgctcagtgctcagctctgaccttcatcttactgtcatcagaagatctggatgtgtttgacttcaagaaatactctgcttcagagaagGCTCTTCTGAgaatgctgccagtggtcaaagcctccaacaaagctctgtga